AATTTCTTAGCCCCTTTGGTGTTTAATTCCAAAAATGGCTTTGGCGCTCAAGTGGCGCTTTCTATGATGGATTATCCGGATTTTGGCTTTAGAGACCCTTTAAAAAGCTTTGTGATTCAAGAAAGAGAACGAGCTTAAGGGTTTTTAGCATGAAATTCGCTCTCACAGGGGGAGGCACAGGCGGGCATCTCTCTATCGCTAAAGCCTTAGCCATAGAATTAGAAAAGCAAGGCATAGAGGCTATTTATTTAGGCTCAACTTATGGGCAAGATAAGGAATGGTTTGAAAATAGCCTCCTATTTAGCGAACGCTATTTTTTCAACACACAAGGCGTAATCAATAAAAGCTTTTTTAAAAAAATAGGCTCTTTATTCTTGCAAGCTAAAGCCGCTTTTAAGGCTAAAGAAATCTTAAAAAAACACCAGATAACGCACACCATTAGCGTGGGAGGGTTTAGTGCAGGGCCTGCAAGTTTTGCAAGCTTACTCAATAAAATACCTCTTTATATCCATGAGCAAAATGCGATTAAAGGCTCTCTTAATCGCTACCTTTCCCCTAAAGCTAAAGCGGTGTTTTCAAGCTATGCTTTTAAAGATAAAGGAAACCATATTTTAACCTCCTATCCCGTGCAAAACGCTTTTTTTGATTTTGCTAGGACTCGCACTGAAATCAAGCATATTTTATTTTTAGGCGGTTCGCAAGGGGCAAAAGCGATCAATGAATTCGCTTTATTAAACGCTCCCAAACTCACCAAACAAGGGATTAAAATCACGCACATTTGCGGCCCCAATTCTTATGAGCAAGTGCGTTTTTTTTACCAGGAATTGGGGCTATTGGATAAGATAGAATTGTTTGCTTTCCACAACAACATCACAGAAGTCATGCATAGAGCGGATTTGTGCGTGAGCCGAGCCGGTGCTAGCAGCGTGTGGGAATTGTGCGCCAATGGCTTACCCACGATTTTTATCCCCTACCCTTTTGCGAGCAATAACCACCAGTATTACAATGTCTTAGAATTTGAAAAAGAAAACTTATGCTATGTCGTGCCTCAAAATGAATTATTGCCTAAAAAACTCTTTGAAGTCATTAGAAAGCTCAACCAAAAAGACGATCAAGGTAATAAAAACCTCACCACTATCAGCAACAAATTGCAACAAAAAATCGCTAAAAACGGCGCAAAAACCATCATTGAAACGATTTTGAGCGCCTAAAATAGCCCATTTTAATCAACAATTAAGCGACTAACCATTAAACTTAAGCGATAAATAAGATAAAATTTAGGATAGCTCAAATCTTTTAAAAAGAAAAGGATAACCCCTTGCAAGACTTTATTTTTAATAAAAAATGGCTTATCTATTCTAGCCTACTCCCCTTATTTTTTCTTAATCCCTTAGCGGCTGAAGATGATGGGTTTTTTATGGGGGTGAGTTATCAAACTTCTCTAGCCATTCAAAGGGTGGATAACTCAGGGCTTAACGCCAGTCAAGACGCATCCACCTACATCCGCCAAAACGCTATCGCTCTAGAATCTGCGGCAGTGCCTTTAGCCTATTATTTAGAAGCGATGGGGCAACAAACTAGAGTTTTAATGCAAATGCTCTGCCCTGATCCTTCTAAAAGATGTTTGCTCTATGCGGGGGGCTATCCTAAAGAAAATAATAGTGGCGATACAGGCAACAACCCCCCAAGAGGCAATGTCAATGCCACCTTTGATATGCAATCTCTAGTCAGTAATTTAGACAAGCTCACCCAACTCATCGGCGAAACTTTAATCCGTAACCCTAAAAATCTTTCTAACGCTAAACTTTTTAAAGTCAAATTCGGCAATCAAAGCACTGTTATTGCCTTGCCTGAAGGTCTAGCCACTGTCATGAACGCTTTAAACGATGATATTACCAACGCTCTAACCACGCTCTGGTATAACCAAACCTTAACGAATAAATCTTTTAGCACCCCTAATGGCAGTCCTGTGAGTTTTAGCCCTGAAGTCTTGCAACACCTTTTACAAGACG
The window above is part of the Helicobacter pylori genome. Proteins encoded here:
- the murG gene encoding undecaprenyldiphospho-muramoylpentapeptide beta-N-acetylglucosaminyltransferase; protein product: MKFALTGGGTGGHLSIAKALAIELEKQGIEAIYLGSTYGQDKEWFENSLLFSERYFFNTQGVINKSFFKKIGSLFLQAKAAFKAKEILKKHQITHTISVGGFSAGPASFASLLNKIPLYIHEQNAIKGSLNRYLSPKAKAVFSSYAFKDKGNHILTSYPVQNAFFDFARTRTEIKHILFLGGSQGAKAINEFALLNAPKLTKQGIKITHICGPNSYEQVRFFYQELGLLDKIELFAFHNNITEVMHRADLCVSRAGASSVWELCANGLPTIFIPYPFASNNHQYYNVLEFEKENLCYVVPQNELLPKKLFEVIRKLNQKDDQGNKNLTTISNKLQQKIAKNGAKTIIETILSA